Proteins co-encoded in one Brassica oleracea var. oleracea cultivar TO1000 chromosome C4, BOL, whole genome shotgun sequence genomic window:
- the LOC106342797 gene encoding cell division protein FtsY homolog, chloroplastic has translation MASSSAHLSFLAGRTSPPFSSERLRLSPYRGGFRPPNPKFRCSASQSGFFTRLGRLIKEKAKSDVEKVFSGFSKTRENLAVIDELLLFWNLAETDRVLDELEEALLVSDFGPKITVRIVERLRDDIMSGKLKSGSEIKDALKGSVLEMLSKKNSKTELQHGFRKPAVVMIVGVNGGGKTTSLGKLAHRLKNEGTKVLMAAGDTFRAAASDQLEIWAERTGCEIVVAEGEKAKAATVLSKAVKRGKEEGYDVVLCDTSGRLHTNYSLMEELIACKKAVGKVVSGAPNEILLVLDGNTGLNMLPQAREFNEVVGITGLILTKLDGSARGGCVVSVVEELGIPVKFIGVGEAVEDLQPFDPEAFVNAIFS, from the exons ATGGCATCTTCTTCTGCTCACCTCTCGTTTCTAGCCGGACGTACCTCGCCGCCTTTCTCCTCCGAACGGCTCCGATTATCTCCGTACAGAGGAGGATTCCGTCCACCGAATCCCAAATTCCGCTGCTCAGCCAGCCAGAGCGGCTTCTTCACGCGGCTCGGTCGTTTGATCAAGGAGAAGGCCAAAAGCGACGTGGAGAAGGTCTTCTCCGGATTCTCCAAGACTAGGGAGAATCTAGCAGTCATCGACGAGCTCCTCCTCTTCTGGAACCTCGCCGAAACAGACCGAGTGCTCGATGAGCTTGAAGAG GCGTTGTTGGTTTCTGATTTTGGACCGAAGATTACGGTTAGGATCGTTGAGAGGCTAAGGGATGATATAATGTCAGGGAAGCTCAAATCAGGAAGCGAAATCAAG GATGCGTTGAAGGGAAGTGTGTTGGAGATGCTTTCTAAGAAAAACAGCAAGACAGAGCTTCAACATGGATTCAG GAAACCAGCTGTTGTAATGATCGTTGGAGTGAATGGAGGTGGAAAGACTACGTCTCTTG GAAAGTTGGCTCATAGATTGAAGAATGAAGGGACTAAG GTATTGATGGCAGCAGGTGATACGTTTAGAGCAGCTGCGAGTGACCAGTTGGAGATATGGGCAGAGAGGACAGGGTGTGAGATTGTTGTGGCTGAAGGAGAGAAAGCTAAAGCAGCAACAG TTCTCTCAAAGGCTGTGAAAAGAGGGAAGGAGGAAGGTTACGATGTTGTACTGTGTGATACATCTGGAC GTCTCCATACTAATTACAGCTTGATGGAGGAGTTGATTGCGTGCAAAAAGGCAGTAGGCAAGGTTGTCTCTGGTGCACCTAAT GAGATCCTACTTGTACTTGATGGAAATACCGGTCTGAACATGCTTCCACAAGCTAGGGAATTCAACGAG GTTGTTGGTATTACCGGTTTGATATTGACGAAACTTGATGGGTCTGCTAGAGGAGGCTGTGTG GTCAGTGTGGTTGAGGAACTGGGCATTCCTGTAAAGTTTATAGGTGTAGGAGAAGCTGTAGAAGATCTCCAACCATTTGATCCTGAGGCCTTTGTTAACGCTATATTCTCCTGA
- the LOC106342798 gene encoding phosphomannomutase has protein sequence MRHYHLPIGKLLPPHSMAAKKPGVIALFDVDGTLTAPRKEATPELLHFIKELRKVVTVGVVGGSDLTKISEQLGKTVTTDYDYCFSENGLVAHKDGKTIGIQSLKLHLGEDKLKELIKFTLHYIADLDIPIKRGTFIEFRNGMLNVSPIGRNCSQEERDEFERYDKVQNIRPKMVAELRERFAHLNLTFSIGGQISFDVFPKGWDKTYCLQYLEDFNEIHFFGDKTYEGGNDYEIYESPKTIGHSVTSPDDTMAKCKALFMS, from the exons ATGCGCCATTATCATCTTCCAATTGGAAAACTTCTTCCACCACATTCAATGGCGGCCAAGAAGCCAGGAGTGATCGCTTTGTTCGACGTGGACGGTACTCTCACAGCTCCAAGGAAGGAAGCTACTCCAGAACTGCTCCATTTCATCAAAGAATTGCGCAAG GTTGTCACTGTTGGAGTCGTCGGTGGATCTGATCTAACCAAGATATCTGAGCAGCTTGGCAAAACAG TTACTACTGACTATGATTATTGTTTCTCTGAGAATGGTCTTGTTGCTCACAAAGATGGGAAAACCATTGGAATCCAG AGCCTGAAGCTGCACCTTGGAGAAGATAAACTCAAG GAGTTGATAAAATTCACGCTGCACTACATTGCAGACTTGGATATTCCAATCAAAAG GGGAACATTTATAGAGTTCCGGAATGGAATGCTCAATGTGTCACCTATTGGTCGCAACTGCAGCCAAGAAGAAAGAGACGAATTCGAGAGATATGATAAG GTACAAAACATACGACCAAAGATGGTGGCTGAACTTCGCGAGCGGTTTGCGCATCTTAACCTTACTTTCTCTATTGGAGGACAGATTAGCTTCGAT GTCTTCCCTAAAGGTTGGGATAAGACTTACTGCTTGCAGTACCTTGAAGACTTCAATGAGATCCATTTTTTCGGTGACAAAACCTATGAG GGTGGAAACGATTATGAAATTTATGAATCACCAAAAACAATTGGCCATTCAG TTACGAGTCCAGATGACACAATGGCGAAATGCAAGGCTCTGTTCATGTCTTGA
- the LOC106340953 gene encoding LIM domain-containing protein PLIM2a-like: MAFTGTLDKCKACDKTVYVMDLLTLEGNTYHKSCFRCSHCNGTLVISNYSSMDGVLYCKTHFEQLFKESGNFSKNFQTGKTEKSNDQMTRAPSKLSSFFSGTQDKCATCHKTVYPLEKVNMEGECYHKTCFKCAHSGCPLTHSSYASLNGVLYCKVHFNQLFLEKGSYNNVHQAAAKHRRSASSGASSPPSEEQKPEDNTSIPGGEGGEEEVAPEAAGEEPEPVAES, from the exons ATGGCGTTTACTGGAACGTTGGATAAATGCAAGGCATGTGACAAAACCGTCTACGTGATGGATTTGTTGACGTTAGAGGGGAACACTTATCACAAATCATGCTTCAGATGCAGCCATTGCAATGGCACTCTCGTGATAAGTAACTACTCATCAATGGATGGAGTTCTTTACTGCAAGACCCACTTCGAACAGCTTTTCAAAGAATCTGGAAACTTCAGCAAGAATTTTCAGACAGGAAAGACAGAGAAGTCTAATGATCAAATG ACTCGAGCTCCAAGCAAGTTATCTTCATTCTTCAGTGGAACACAAGACAAGTGTGCGACTTGTCACAAAACCGTTTATCCACTTGAGAAAGTAAACATGGAAGGAGAGTGTTACCACAAGACTTGCTTCAAATGTGCACACAGTGGTTGTCCTTTGACTCACTCTTCTTACGCCTCTCTCAACGGTGTCCTCTACTGTAAAGTCCATTTCAATCAGCTCTTTCTCGAGAAAGGGAGTTACAATAATGTTCATCAAGCTGCTGCTAAGCATCGTCGATCCGCCTCTTCTGGTGCCTCTTCTCCGCCTTCTGAAGAACAGAAACCTGAAGATAACACCTCAATTCCCGGGGGAGAAGGAGGAGAAGAAGAAGTGGCACCTGAAGCTGCAGGAGAAGAGCCTGAGCCTGTGGCTGAGTCTTGA
- the LOC106336967 gene encoding remorin-like produces MAEEQKTTKVDVESPAVVAPAKEPTPVPVEASKDVAEEKIHTPPPPDESKALAVVEKPIEEPTPKKGSVDRDVILADLEKEKKSSFIKAWEESEKSKAENKAQKKISDVLAWENSKKAATEAQLSKIEEKLEKKKAVYGEKMKNKVAAIHKQAEEKRAMVEAKKGEELLKAEETAAKYRATGVVPKATCGCF; encoded by the exons ATGGCGGAGGAGCAAAAAACGACTAAAGTCGACGTAGAATCTCCAGCGGTTGTAGCTCCGGCGAAGGAACCTACTCCTGTTCCGGTGGAAGCTTCTAAAGACGTGGCGGAGGAGAAGATTCATACTCCACCACCTCCCGACGAGTCCAAAGCTCTTGCAGTCGTCGAAA AACCCATTGAGGAGCCCACACCAAAGAAAGGTTCGGTCGATAGAG ATGTGATACTTGCAGACTTGGAAAAGGAGAAGAAGTCATCATTCATCAAAGCATGGGAAGAGAGTGAGAAGTCAAAGGCTGAGAACAA GGCACAAAAGAAGATATCTGATGTGCTTGCTTGGGAGAACAGCAAGAAAGCAGCCACTGAAGCTCAACTAAGTAAGATTGAAGAGAAACTAGAGAAGAAGAAAGCAGTGTACGGTGAGAAAATGAAGAACAAAGTGGCTGCGATTCACAAGCAAGCAGAAGAGAAGAGAGCAATGGTTGAAGCTAAAAAAGGAGAAGAGCTTCTCAAAGCTGAAGAAACGGCTGCTAAGTACAGAGCCACTGGTGTAGTACCCAAGGCTACTTGTGGATGTTTCTAA
- the LOC106340374 gene encoding O-glucosyltransferase rumi homolog, with protein MVQRKSTKRNNSDTQTNHVFIKTVSYQGKRIAKATLLLVFSIFISSGLLRFLGCFDFTTLAGLKQVTTTIIKPPIKTLHRFPRQCGVVQNQTQPVFEPRNSHSRSSTCPSYFRWIHEDLRPWRETGVTRGMLEKARRKAHFRVIIIDGRVYVKKYRRAIETRDTFTLWGIVQLLQWYPGRLPDLELLFDADDRPTVRSSDYRGQQHPAPPPVFRYCSNDANLDIVFPDWSFWGWAELNIKPWAKSLVAIEEGNKMTQWEDRVPYAYWRGNPNVARTRRDLLRCNVSDQGDWNTRLYINDWATEFKEGFKNSNLENQCTHRYKIYIEGWAWSVSEKYIMACDSMTLYVRPTYYDFLIRGMVPLQHYWPIRDLGKCRSLKHAVHWGNTHLDQARKIGEEGSRYIREEVNMEFVYDYMFHLVNEYAKLLKFKPEIPLGAKEITTDSMGCPAKGRWRDFMAESMVMSPSEVSPCVMPLPYSTLELKEVLKRKANLTRQVEVWEDQYYRNLTNPNKH; from the exons ATGGTTCAACGGAAAAGCACTAAGAGGAATAACAGCGATACTCAAACGAATCACGTCTTTATTAAAACGGTATCGTATCAAGGAAAACGCATCGCAAAAGCTACTCTGCTCCTAGTCTTTTCTATCTTCATATCTTCTGGTCTCTTAAGATTCTTGGGTTGTTTCGATTTC ACAACACTTGCAGGTCTGAAGCAAGTAACAACAACAATCATTAAACCACCAATCAAAACGCTCCACAGATTCCCGCGCCAATGCGGCGTCGTACAAAACCAAACACAGCCAGTTTTCGAACCCAGAAACAGCCATTCACGATCATCCACGTGTCCTTCTTATTTCCGTTGGATCCACGAGGATCTACGGCCGTGGAGAGAGACAGGCGTAACGAGAGGGATGCTCGAAAAAGCACGGAGAAAGGCCCATTTCAGG G TTATAATCATAGACGGGAGAGTGTACGTTAAGAAGTATAGAAGAGCGATCGAGACACGAGATACTTTTACTCTGTGGGGCATCGTACAGTTACTACAGTGGTACCCAGGGAGATTACCGGATCTGGAGCTCTTGTTCGACGCAGATGATAGACCAACCGTCCGATCAAGTGACTATAGAGGTCAACAACACCCGGCCCCACCTCCAGTGTTCCGTTATTGCTCTAATGACGCCAACTTGGACATCGTCTTCCCTGATTGGTCCTTCTGGGGCTG GGCTGAGCTTAATATCAAGCCTTGGGCTAAATCGCTGGTGGCGATAGAAGAAGGGAACAAGATGACGCAATGGGAAGACCGCGTGCCGTACGCTTACTGGAGAGGAAATCCTAACGTGGCCCGCACGAGGAGAGACCTTCTTAGATGCAATGTCTCAGACCAAGGAGATTGGAACACTCGTCTCTACATCAAT GATTGGGCTACAGAATTCAAAGAAGGCTTCAAGAACTCAAACCTAGAGAACCAATGCACTCACAG GTACAAGATTTATATAGAAGGATGGGCATGGTCAGTGAGTGAGAAGTATATAATGGCATGTGACTCAATGACATTATATGTGAGACCAACGTACTATGATTTTCTTATACGAGGAATGGTACCATTACAACATTATTGGCCAATCAGAGACCTTGGTAAGTGTAGATCCCTCAAACACGCTGTACATTGGGGGAATACTCATTTAGACCAG GCACGTAAGATAGGGGAAGAAGGGAGTAGATATATAAGAGAGGAGGTGAACATGGAATTTGTGTATGATTACATGTTCCATTTGGTGAACGAGTATGCCAAGCTTTTGAAGTTTAAGCCGGAGATTCCTTTGGGAGCAAAGGAGATTACAACGGATAGTATGGGATGTCCAGCGAAGGGACGATGGAGAGATTTCATGGCTGAGTCGATGGTGATGTCTCCTAGTGAAGTGTCTCCTTGTGTGATGCCTCTTCCTTATAGCACTCTGGAGTTAAAAGAAGTTCTTAAGAGGAAAGCTAATTTGACTCGCCAAGTTGAGGTTTGGGAAGATCAATACTATCGTAATTTGACAAATCCCAACAAGCATTGA